The genomic segment GCTACCTCGCCGACAACGCGCGCTCGGCCGGCGGCAAAGTGGCCTTCGTCGCCGCCGTTGGCGACGTCTGGCAGCATCAGACCGCCACCATGGAGACGGACCATGCCGCCCGCGGCCATCGGGCCGTGCCCAATCCTTATTTCTCGGTGGAGCTGGAGGTCACACCCAAGGCCAAGACCGTGGAGATGCCCGCCGCCCTGGCTGGCTACCGCCTGCTCGACGGCCGCGTGCCCTTCGGCGTGGCACCCGGCAACCACGACTACGACGCCATGTGGGCCGACGCCCGCTTCCCGCCGGTGCCACCCCAGGAACTGGGCAAGCTCATGGCGGCCCATCCGCAGACGCCGGTGGAATCCCGCCCTGACTTGATCGGCATGCTGCATATCGGCGGCCTGGACAACTTCCGCAGCATCTTTGGTGCCGACAGCGGCTTCTTCAAGGGCAAGGACTGGTACGTGGCCAGCTACCACGGCGGCGCCGACAGCGCCCAGATCTTCAGTGCCGGCGGCTACAGCTTCCTCCATCTCGCGCTGGAAATGCAGCCTGGCGACGATGTGCTGGCCTGGGCCGCCGACGTGATGGCGGCCCATCCGGGCCTGCCTACCATCGTCACCACCCACGACTACCTGAACGGCGCGGGCGAGCGGCACGGCAACCCGATCGTGGACCTGAAACGCCTCGACGATCGCCACAACGACGCCGAGGATCTGTGGCAGAAGCTGATCCGCCGCCACGACCAGATTTTCCTGGTGCTCTGCGGCCATCAGCGGGGCCAGGCGATGCGCGTCGACGCCAATGGGGCAGGCCATCAGGTGGTGCAGATCCTGGCCGACTACCAGGACCGGGGCCAGTCCGCCATCGAGGCCGGCGTGCCGCCCGGCCTGCGCGGCCGGCCGGTGCCCATCGGCGACGGCTGGCTGCGCCTGATGCACTTCGATTTCGCCGCCGCGGTGCCCAGCGTCCAGGTCAAGACCTATTCTCCCCATTACCGGCGCTATTCGGGGGAAACCTCCGACTACGCCAAGTGGTACAAAGCGCTCGAACAACCGGCGCTGAGCGATGGGGAATTCTTCGCCGCGGACGACTATCGCTTCACGCTGCCGGACTTCCGGGAGCGCTTCGGCCCGCCGCGCTGAACCCGGACGCGCCACAGGAGGACGCGGCCATGCGGAACTTGGCCGGGAAATGCCGGCCGCCGTGCAGTGGGCGCGGGGCATGATCGCTTGAGCGGTCGCCGGGGCAGGCAGCAGCGTTTCCCCGCTCCGGACAAAGACTGTCCCCGGTCCCCGGCGATGTTTACCCCTGCGCGTTGCCCGCTGCCCACTATGCGAACAAAAATAACGATCGTTCTATATATAATATGCAATGTAATCGAACGTAGATGGCGCTCGCCGCGTCAGTAGCCGGACATCACCGGCTCGCGTCGCCAGGGCGGTGCTCAAACTGAAACCGAGGAGAAATGACTGATGGCCGGACATGGTCGGATCAAGCCCCCGATGGGGCGTGACAACGGATGGTGGTGGGAGCAGGCGGCGCAAGGTGTGGTGGCGATCCAGCGGTGCTCCGGTTGCGGAACCCTGCGGCATCCGCCGCGGCCCATGTGCAGCGAATGCCGCTCACTGGAGTGGGATTTCATTCCCGCCGGCGGCCAGGGCACGGTGCTCAGCTACACCGTGCTCTACCACCCCCAGTTCCCGGGGTATGAATATCCCCTGATCACCGTCCTGGTGGATCTCGAGGAGGGCGTCCGGATGACGGCCACCCTGAAGGATTGCGACCCCGCCGACGTCGAGTTCGGCATGAAGGTCAGCGCATTTATTCACGAAGACCCGGACGGCTTCAAGATTCCGATGTTCCGTCCGGCCCAGCAGGGGAGGGTTTGACCATGCCGATCAGCATGAAGAACGAAGCCGCGATCGCCGGCATCGGCGCCACGAAATTCAGCAAGAACTCCGGCGTATCGGAGTATTCCCTGGCCTGCGAGGCCGTGCGCAACTGTCTGGATGACGCGGGGCTAGACCCCAGGGAAGTGGATGGCCTGGTGACCTACACCATGGACTCCAACGACGAGGTCGAGGTAGCCAATGCCGTGGGCCTGGGCGATCTCACCATGTACGCCAAAATCAACTACGGTGGCGGCGCCGCCGTGGGTCTGATCCATCAGGCTGCCATGGCCGTGGCTACCGGCGCGGCCAAGAACGTGGTGGTCTGGCGCGCAATGAACGGCCGCTCCGGCCAGCGCATGGGCCAGGGCGTTTCCGGCAACATCATCACTGCCGACCTGATCCACTGGTCCTGGTACATGGCCCACGGCATGGTGACACCGGCCTCCTGGGTGACGATGATCTCCAACAAGTACATGCACGAATTCGGCGTGACCTCGGCGCATCTGGCGGAAGTAGCCATGGCCCAGCGCGAATTTGCCCAGAAAAATCCAGTGGCGGCGGGCTATGGCAAGCCCCTGACGCTGGAGGAATACATGAACGCCAAGAAAATCACCGACCGCCTCAATATCTACGACTGTTGTCAGGAAACCGACGGCGCCATCGCGCTCTTGATCACCAGCACCGAGCGGGCGAAAGATCTGAAGCACAAGCCGGCGGTGATCCGTGCGGTGACCCAGGCCGCCAGCCGGGGCCAGGAACAGATGACCAGCTTCTACCGGGCGGAAATGGACAGCCTGCCGGAGATGGAACTGGCGGCGCGCCGCGTCTACGCCATGTCCGGCCTTGGCCCCGACGACATCGACGCTGCCTGCTTCTACGACGCCTTCACGCCGGAAGTGCTGATGCAACTGGAGTCCTTCGGCTTCTGCAAGCGTGGCGAAGCCAAGGATTTCGTCGCCGCCGGCAATCTGCGCCTGAACGGACGCCTGCCCAACAACACCCACGGCGGGCTCCTGTCCGAGTGCTACATCCACGGCATGAACAACGTTGCCGAGGGCGCACGGCTGATCCGCGGCACCTCCTGCAACCAGCCCAAGAAGGCCGACCATGTGCTGGTGTCCAGCGGCGTCGGCGTGCCGACCGGTGCCCTGATCCTCGGCCAGCCGTAACTCGGCCAAGCCGTACCCCAACAGGGGAGGCTTCGCTGAACCCCGCCCCCGTAGCCACGGGGGCGTTTTTTTTAATCCGTCAAGAAACGCTGCAGCAGGGTATTCAGGTAGCGCCGCCCCAACGGAGTAGGGCGAATGCAGTCGCCGGCCAGCTGCAATAGCCCGTCGGTTTGAGCCGCCCGCAGCGGCGCTTCGATCACGGCCAAGGGCAGGCCGGTGCGCTCGGCGAACAGCGACGGCGCAAAGCCATCGCTAAGGCGCAGCGCATTCATCAGGAACTCGAAGGGCAGTTCCGTCGACGACACTTCCCGCCGCTCCTGGGCAAACTCGCCGCGCCGCGCCGACTCCAGGTATTCCCGGGGGTGGCGGCGCCGGGTTTCCCGCACAATGTTGAACGCCGAACTGAGCTTGCCATGGGCGCCGGCGCCGATGCCCAGATAATCGCCGAAGTTCCAGTAGTTGAGGTTGTGGGCGCAGCGCTGGCCGGGGCGAGCATAGGCCGAGGTTTCGTAATGCTCGAAGCCGGCGCCGGCAAGGGTCTCCTCCACCATGTCCTGCATGTCGGCGGCCAGATCCTCGTCGGGCAGCGGCGGCGGGCGGTGATGGAAGGCCGTGTTCGGCTCCAGGGTCAGATGGTAGGCCGACAGATGGCCCGTGCCGAAGGCGAGCGCCGTTTCCAAGTCACGCCGGGCCTGGGCCAGGGTCTGCTCGGGCAGGGCGTACATCAGGTCGATGTTCACCCGCTCGAAATGCGCCAGGGCCAGGTCAATGGCGCGCTTCGCCTCGTCGGCACTATGGATGCGTCCCAGGGCAGTAAGCTTGCTGTCGTCGAAGCTCTGGATGCCCAGGGACACCCGAGTCACGCCGGCGTCACGGAAACCGGCGAACTTCTCCGCTTCCACCGTGCCGGGGTTGGCCTCCAGGGTGATCTCGGCGCCCGGCAACAGCGGCAGGCGGGCGCGCACCGCTGCCAGCAGAGTATCGATCGCCGCCACCGACAGCAGGCTGGGCGTGCCGCCGCCGATGAACACGCTATGCACCGGCCGGTTCCAGACCTGGGGCAAAGCCGACTCCAGATCGGCAATCAGCGCAGCGATGTAGTCGTCCTCAGGAATGCTTCCCTTCGCCTCATGGGAGTTGAAGTCGCAGTACGGGCACTTGCGCACACACCAGGGCACGTGGATGTAGAGCGACAAAGGAGGTGGAGCCGAAAGACCGGAGGGCACGCCCCCATGATTGACGGCCGGCGCGGCTGTGATGGGGATGATGCGTTTCATGGGCTCTTTGAAGATGGCAATGTGGTGATCCCTCCGCAGAGAGGGTGCTCTATCTATGGTCGGTCAGAAAATCAGGCCACAGCGTTTCAATGATCATGCTGGAATCGGTGGCGATAGTCGCTTGGACTGTAGCCGGCCCATTTGCCGAATGCCCTGCGAAATGCTCTATCGTCGCCAAATCCCATTCGTATTGCAACCTCCTGAATGGAGAGGTCGGTACGCTTGAGCAAATATTCGGCATAGTCTCGTTGGCAGTCGCTACGCAGCTTCCCATAGCTGCTTCCTTCTTCCCGGAGCCGCCGGCACAAAGTGGCGCTGCTCATGTAAAAAAGCTGTGCTGCAGCAGGGAGCTTGGGCAGTGGCTGGCCCCGCTGCATCACTCCCATCAACAGTACCCGCAGTTGATCGGAAATCGATGTTGCTTCATAGGGACAAGAAGTCGCCCATGAGTCGAAGGGAAAATAGTCGATGACCTGGAGCAATTCCGCGTAGGACCTGACGACGGGCATATCCATGTAGGAAGATGCGAGAATGAGCCGATTGGCTGATTGGCCGTAGTCCAGTGGAACGCCGAGAAAATCCAGCATCAGCAGCGGATCGTCAGGCGCCGAATACATGACCGTTGCCTTGGTCAGCTGAATCTGTTTGCCAATCAGCCAGGAGAACAATTTGCTGTAGAGATTCATGCTGGCGAGATCCACCATCAGCCCCGCGAAATCGTGACGGCGTCGGTGGGAATCGACGACGATCTCCGCCCACCCCCCATGCCGCTCGGCTTTGATGGTCCCTCCCCTGGGACCAAGAGCCCGGTTGAATGCCGCGGCACGTTCCACAACCTCCCAAAGATTGGTGCAATTGATGACGCAGAAGCACATCAAATCCACCACTTCCTTGGTAAAGGGCTGGCGGTCGGAGCGGTGACTGGTTTCACCCTCCAACATCCTGAGCACAAAACCATAAAAATGAATGAATTCCCCGACCGGCAAGGTGATGATTTCGCTTGCGGGTAAGGGAATGCCGGCCTGCTGGAACAACTGGGAACGGGAATGCCCCAAACGTTCCAGTTCATCCAGCGCCGGCTTCAGATGGGCAATGGGAACAGCTTTTTGCATCTGTGGGCGGAGGTCATCAATGTTAATGGTTGTCGCAGCCAAGGCTTGTTCTGTTCGGTGCCATGATATTCATCACGTTTCATGTCGGTTTGTCATACAAGGCAGCATCCGTAGCAGATTGACTGGAAATGTCCGTTGCTTGACTCGGAATTATCCTTCCGTAAGCCAAGGTCGTGTACCTATCATGGTTTCTCCAACAATCCCCAAATGGAGGATGCGAAGATGGGAAAGTGGTCTAGAGCAGAATTGAAAGAATCCTTCGATAAGTTGATGGATGTAACTGACCGGTGTTTCATATCGGACCCCTTTGATCTGACGGACTGGCTCCACTGCTACACGGACGATGTGGTCTGGCACGATCTTGGCAGCGGCTTCAACAATGGCTGGGATCAGGAACTCAATGGGCGGGTAGCGGTGAATCAATGGCTGACGGCATCGCTGTCGGCAGCAAAGGCTTCGCCTCTCAATGCCGGCCCTCCCGATACGGAAATGAAGTATTGGCCCGTGCCATGGTACATCCTGGATGAGGAACGAGGCTGGGCGCTATGCGAATGGCAGAATCGGATGCGGGACCCGGGAACCGGAGCGGTATTCGAGGAAAAGTGCTATTCCCAGCTGATTTACGGCGGCAATGGCCAATGGCGCTTTGAAGCAGATATTTACAACCCGACGCGACTCCGCATGATGAAAGTCCGCTGGCTGAATGCACGCAGGCAGGCCGAAGCGGCGAACATCCCCATGCCACCGTTGGATCTCGACTGGGGACTGCGTCTGGTGGACCAAGAGAAAGAACTGGGACAAAGTTGGTCACGAGAAGAAATTCAACGTGCTTTCGACAAATACATTGCATGTGCGCAAGGCAAGCCGGAAGACCATGCAAATTGCTTTACCGATGATGCCGCTTATCGGGAACTCGGCTTTGGCTTCCAGAATGGCTGGCAAGAAGAAATACGCGGACGCAAGACAATCCTGAATTGGTTCACGCAACGATCAAATACCTTTCCCGATAACCAAAGACAGCTTGTGCCCGTCAGTTGGCACGTAATCGACGAAACCCGCGGCTGGGTGGTGTTCGAGTGCCTGAATCAAATGCAAGATCCAGGCAACGGCACAGTTTTCCAAATGCGCAGCTTCAGCCGGATGAAATATGCCGGCAACGATCAATGGCACTTCAAGGAGGACATTTACGATCCGGTGAAAATGCGCGGGATGTTCGAGCGTTGGCGCGAGGTGCATGACAGCCTGAAGTGAAGCAGCCCCTTGCACCTCAAGAACTTTCATGAGGTGCAAGGTTTCGTCTAAGTAATCGCCGTAACCCCAGCTTCACCTCGATAAAAACTGCAATCCGCGGGTCACAGGCGCCGCACTTCGACGCGGGTATCCCGGTCGCTCATGCCTGGTTGCCGCATGTGCCCCGGTGTTTGCAGGTAAGGAGAGCCTCCCGCCAGTTCCACCGGATTGATGGGGCTGGCCATGACCACCCGGCTGCCGACGCCGCCTTCGTACTGGTAATCCTCGAACGCGTGGTAATGCATCAACATCCCGGGGGCAATCGCCGGAGAAATCTTCACCCGGACCCGGAACCGTCCGACATCATTGAACACCTCGACCCGATCCCAGTCCTTGATCCCACGCCGCTTTGCATCCTCCACACCCATATACAAACAGGGTTCTCCCCGCTGCAGACGCAACATCAGGGAATCGGACTGCTGCAAGGCATGGATGCTCCAACGGGCATGGCCGCTATTCAGCATCAGCGGATAGTCGCCGCCGGCCTTGAGGGGCGCCTTGAAGGCCGGCAACTCCTCCCCGAGTTCGAGGTACCAGGGATGATCGATGTAGAACTGGATGCGGCCACTCAGGGTGTTCCAGGGCAGTTTGTCCCGGGTGTGCCAGATAAAGGGGGTGATCGTTTCATCAGCCTTCCAGTCCGTTGCCGAATCGTTGCTGCTTTTTCCGAGGCTTGTAATTGGCGCATAGCCACGCTGGCTGATCTCTTCCCATTTCACGCCCCCCAGGTTGGATGATTTTTCGATCAACTGCCGGCACAACTTCTCCACGTCATTCCGCCCCAGAGCACCATTCATCGTATAGACACCGAGAAACTCGTCGAAGCGGCGCTTCTCCTGATGCCGGTCGATGAAACCCTCCAGTCCCCGTGCGATGGCCCGCTTCTGAATCTCGTTGGCAAGCATCCAGTAGATTTCCCACTCATCCCTAGACTCTCCCAGGGCGGGAACCACTGGCTGGGCCGCATAGGCGTTGATCATGGAGCCGGAATAGAAGCCGGCGTTGGGCTTTTCATAAAACCCGGAAACGGGCAGGAAATAATCGGCGTGATGAACGGTGCTGCTCATCCTCATGTCGGTGACCACCACCAACTCCAGCTTGGGCCAGAGCACCTCCAGAAGCTTGTGGGAGGAGCGGACCCTGCGCAGTACGTTGCCCCCCACCTGGAAAAAGACCTTGGGCGTATGGTCCCTGGGGGGTTCGAGCCCCTGCCAACCCTTAGCCAGCGCCTCCTCCAGATAGGCCTCGGGAGCTCGGGGCAGGGTTTTGTCCCAGGGCTGGTTGCTGACTTGGGAAACACCCCCATGCACGTTCCAGAAAAGCGTTGCGCAGGCCGATACCTTGGCGTCAACCCAACTATCCTCCAGGCCGCGCTTGGCATAACGCGACATGGGTTTCTCCTGGAAGTTGTTGCGAATCAGCTCATACCACTGACGCATATTGAGCTTCTTGGTCAGTTTGCGCGTCCGGCGACGAGCAACGTCCCTCCCCAGCGCATCGGGATAGACGATGGCTGCACCTGTCGTCCAGCCTGCCCCTTTGCGGCCGAGATGGCCGCAAAGCACGAAGACCAGGATCTGGGCACGCATCATGAGGTCGCCGTGATGGTATTTCCCCAGGGCGAAGCTTTCCACGTTGCACGCGGCGCGGGCTTTCCCGATCATATGGGCAAGCTTCCGGATGATGGCCGGCGGCGTGCCGCACAGTTCACTTGCCGCTTCCGGGGTATAGGCAGCAACAAGGGCCTTCAGCCGTTCGAATACCGGCTGCACCTTGACCAGTCCGTCCAAGGTTTCGACCTCGAAAACACCCTCCAGCGCGGGCCGGTGGCCATTCAGGCGCAAAGAGGTCGTGTCCAGTTCCTGAAGGCGGTTCCTGCCTTCATCCCAGAAATACAGCTGCTCTTCGGAACCGTCTCGTTTCAAATCAGATTCGCGCAAATAACGCTTATTGTCCAGGCGCACCAGCACCGGCATGTCGGTCTGCTCGCGCAGCAGATCCTGGTCATGGAGGCCCTCGTCGATGACGATCTTGCATATCGCCAAGGCCAGGGCGGTATCGGTGCCCGAACGCACGGGCACCCAGTGATCCGCATGCATCGCCGTGGCGTTGTAATCCGGCGAGATGACGACGAACTGGGTTCCCCGATAGCGGGCCTCGGTGAGATAGTGGAAATTGGGAATCTGGGTGAAAGCCGGATTGCCGCTCCAGCAAAGCACCAGATCGGAATGAAACACATCGTCCGAAGTCCGGGCGCCGATGATCGTCCCATAAGTGATGGCCGCCCCCTGCATGTCGTCCCCGACTTCCGTGTTGAGGTCGAGGAGCACGCAATCCGTGGCATCGGCAAATTGCATGGCGGCACCAAAGGTCGTCACGCCGATTTCAGCGGTCGTCCCCATATCCATCACCAGTGAATTCGAGCCTTCCCGGGCAAGGATATCCACGGTTTTCTCGGCGATCTCGCCGATCGCCTGCTCCCAACTGATCTCCTCCCACTCACCGCCACCCCGCTCGCCTTTGCGCTTGAGAGGGCGGGTGAGTCGCGCCTCGCCCTGCATCAGGTGGCTGTAACCACAGCCTTTCTGGCAACCCCGTGGATTGGCATCGGGCAGGCCCTTGCGTAGCGTGGTGTAGGTGGCGGCCTGCTCTTCCCGGATCACCTTGCCGTCGCGAACATAGACCTCGAACGCACAGTGCGCTTGGTAGGCGCAGTTATTGAAATGGGTGCTGCGCTTGGTGTAGTCCCAGGTCCAACGCTTACGATAGTGGTTGAGAAAATCGTCGCCCGTGGGCATTGGCTCAGGCTGGGCGGGGCCCTTATAGGCGAAGGGCTGGTGAGTCGGGGGCGCACCTTCCGACGCCGGTGCTGTCGTGGCGGCAGCACCATTGAAGGCCGCGGAACCCGCCACAAGACCGGAGAGCTTGAGTACATCCCGGCGGGACAAACCGTTCTTGTTCTGGCTCATGACAATCGCTCCTCAAACGCTTTTGATCCAGTGGATGGTCGATGGATCTCGGGTGAAGCCGCCGAACATGTCGTTCCAGTTGATGGAAACCAGCGTGTCGATCAGTTCCGAATGGCCGCCCTGGCGGGTCTTCTGCATTTCAGCAGCAAGAATCGCCAAGGCGTCGATGCCGGCCTGGCCGAACAAGGAGCGCAGGTAATCCTCGGGAATGCGGCTCTTCTTCAGGTCGAAATCACCGTCGGCGCTGATGGCCGAGGGCGCCAGGGGTGGCACATAGAACACGTTGGGATCAGTGCCGTATTCCGGGTGCAAAGGCACGGCCACTTTCCACTGGTCCACCAGTTTGTAAACCGCCGCTGCCTTGTCGTCGCGGAAACCGAAAAACCTCACTCGACCCGGGCACTGGCGCGCACAGGCAGTGGCAACGCCTTTCTCGACCCGAGGCAGGCAGAGGATGCACTTGTTGGCTACGCCGCGCTCATGATTGAAATAGATCTTCTTGTAGGGACAGGCCTCCATGCAGAAGCGGTAGCCGCGGCAGTGATCCTCGTCGATCAGGACGATGCCGTCCTCCTCGCGCTTCTTGATCGCGCCCCTCGGGCAGGCGGCTTTGCAGGCCGGTGTCGTGCAATGGTTGCAGATGCGCGGCAGGTAAAAGTAAAAGGAGTTCGGATATTCGCCGCCGCCCTGGTCCTCGTCCCAATTGGGGCCCCACTCGGGCGTTCCGCCCTGGGGCTGGAAGTGAACCTGGGAACCCTTGCCGCCAAAGAACACTTCTTCGTGGTTGAACTGCCAGGCTTCGCCGAATTCCTTCACGGTCGGCATTTCGCCCGCCTGGGCCTGGCCGTCGCGGAAGCCGCCGCCCATCTGTTCCCAGTTCTTTGGTGTGCCCTTGCCGGGCAGCGTATTGACGGTGTTCCACCACATGGATTCGCGCCCTTCGTCGCCGGTCCACAACTGTTTGCAGGCGATGCTGCACGAGTGGCAGCCGACGCACTTGTTGAGGTCCATGACCATGGCGAGTTGTCGTTGTGTCATTCCTCAAGCTCCCCGTTGCAGTTCCAGATCGACCCAGTCACCGGAGAAGGATTTCAAGCCAGCCCTTTCGGCCCGGCCGCCTTCCCAGACCACGACGCCGAAGCGGGTCGGCTGTCCGCCATCCAACTGGGCTACAGCCTGTGAGGTCTCTACCTTCATGGCCCGGGCAATCACGACCTGCCAGCGGCCGTTGCGCCAGATCCCCCGGCTTTTCACTTGCACCATGTCCAGCGTCTTGGAGGTGCCATAGCCCTCGGCAACCATATGCCGGCCGCGATCCTTCTCGTTGGCGCGCCAGTACCAGATATTGATACCGCTTCCCGGCACGCCCATGGTAATCAGGGCCGGTGGATTGACCTGGTCGATGGGCAAGGCTATCGCCGCACCGTCAGGAAACACGCTGTTGTCCCCGTGATCCCGATTCTCCGTGGCATCGGCCCATTCCAGGTGGAAGTACAGATGCCGACCATCATGCAGCGCCTTGACCTCCACCCGATCCACGGCACCGATCGCCCGGCTGCTCCATTTCGCCCGGATCGCCTCGGTGGGCTGCAGGGCAGCCGGCGTGCCCATCAGGCTGACTGTCTGCCCCAGTTGGGATGCCCACGCGCCCGCATCGGGAGAAAGCAATGGGGCAAGATCGTTTGTCGGTACATACGTGGCATTCATGGTCCGCCCCACAACTCCTCCTGATTTGAATCGCCTCTAGTTTCGGTTCGTGGAAGTCTAAAACCAGGCGAAATGGATGCCAGGGTGGAATCCATGCAAGGAGCGGACACTTTGAATCAACCCAGCCGCCTCTGTCTGCGAGCGGTATGTGCAGTTGATTGAGACACTATTGATCCGGCCCGAATATATCTTCAGTCGTCACCCCGGCAAAGGCCGGGGTCCAGGGGTTCAATCCGCCACTGCTCTAGATTCCGGCCTTCGCCGGAATGACATGGTCTATTGACTTTATTGGGCCGGATCAATAGGGATATCGATGATCTTCGCTGGCGCCGTCGATAACCCGGGCAAAGTTTTCCCTCCCGGGATCGGGGCAAGCGATTCAGAAGAACAGCGGAGCAGGGCTCATGCCCTTTCCGGTGCTATCGCCGCAGACATTCGAGCAGTTTCGCCACCGCCTGGCCGCGATGGGAGCGGGCGTTCTTTTCCTCTTGACCGAGTTCCGCCGCGGTCAGGTCCAGTTCAGGCACGAGGAACAGGGGATCGTAGCCGAAGCCCTCCGCACCACGGGGTGCGGCGAGGATTTCCCCCTGCCATTCACCCTCGGCGATCAGCGGCTGGGGATCCTCGGCGTGGCGCACCAGGGCCAGCACACAAGTGAAATGGGCACGGCGATTGGTCTGGCCGGCCAGAGTCTCCAGCAGCTTCTGATTGTTGCGGGCATCGGATTTCGGCTCGCCGGCGTAACGCGCCGACTTCACTCCGGGCGCGCCGCCCAGGGCCTCCACGCAAAGGCCCGAATCGTCGGCCAGCGCCGGCAGGCCGGTGGCGCGGGCGCAGTGACGCGCCTTGGCGATCGCATTTTCGACGAAACTGGGATGGGGCTCCTCCGCTTCGCTGACATTGAAGGCGGACTGGGGCAGCACCTCGATACCCAGGGGCGCCAGCAGACGGGCGAACTCCTTCAGCTTGCCGGCGTTGTTGGAAGCGAGGACGAGCTTGTCCATCACGCCGCCAATGCGGATTTTTGCGCCGCGACGATCTCGGCAATGCCCTTTGATGCCAAGTCCACCAGGGCGTCCAGCTCGGCCCGGGTGAAGGGCGTGCCCTCCGCCGTGCCCTGAATCTCGACAATGCCGCCACTGCCGGTGATCACCACGTTCATGTCGGTGTCACAGGATGAGTCTTCGTCGTAATCCAGGTCCAGCACTGGCTGGCCGTCCACGATGCCGACTGACACGGC from the Denitratisoma oestradiolicum genome contains:
- a CDS encoding metallophosphoesterase family protein, giving the protein MQKPFNLSNLARLLAVAAALPILAGCGALPATPSAERDFVLAVIPDTQNMLDYRHQQAEGFKFDANDLFVGQMRYLADNARSAGGKVAFVAAVGDVWQHQTATMETDHAARGHRAVPNPYFSVELEVTPKAKTVEMPAALAGYRLLDGRVPFGVAPGNHDYDAMWADARFPPVPPQELGKLMAAHPQTPVESRPDLIGMLHIGGLDNFRSIFGADSGFFKGKDWYVASYHGGADSAQIFSAGGYSFLHLALEMQPGDDVLAWAADVMAAHPGLPTIVTTHDYLNGAGERHGNPIVDLKRLDDRHNDAEDLWQKLIRRHDQIFLVLCGHQRGQAMRVDANGAGHQVVQILADYQDRGQSAIEAGVPPGLRGRPVPIGDGWLRLMHFDFAAAVPSVQVKTYSPHYRRYSGETSDYAKWYKALEQPALSDGEFFAADDYRFTLPDFRERFGPPR
- a CDS encoding Zn-ribbon domain-containing OB-fold protein; translation: MAGHGRIKPPMGRDNGWWWEQAAQGVVAIQRCSGCGTLRHPPRPMCSECRSLEWDFIPAGGQGTVLSYTVLYHPQFPGYEYPLITVLVDLEEGVRMTATLKDCDPADVEFGMKVSAFIHEDPDGFKIPMFRPAQQGRV
- a CDS encoding lipid-transfer protein, producing the protein MPISMKNEAAIAGIGATKFSKNSGVSEYSLACEAVRNCLDDAGLDPREVDGLVTYTMDSNDEVEVANAVGLGDLTMYAKINYGGGAAVGLIHQAAMAVATGAAKNVVVWRAMNGRSGQRMGQGVSGNIITADLIHWSWYMAHGMVTPASWVTMISNKYMHEFGVTSAHLAEVAMAQREFAQKNPVAAGYGKPLTLEEYMNAKKITDRLNIYDCCQETDGAIALLITSTERAKDLKHKPAVIRAVTQAASRGQEQMTSFYRAEMDSLPEMELAARRVYAMSGLGPDDIDAACFYDAFTPEVLMQLESFGFCKRGEAKDFVAAGNLRLNGRLPNNTHGGLLSECYIHGMNNVAEGARLIRGTSCNQPKKADHVLVSSGVGVPTGALILGQP
- the hemW gene encoding radical SAM family heme chaperone HemW — its product is MKRIIPITAAPAVNHGGVPSGLSAPPPLSLYIHVPWCVRKCPYCDFNSHEAKGSIPEDDYIAALIADLESALPQVWNRPVHSVFIGGGTPSLLSVAAIDTLLAAVRARLPLLPGAEITLEANPGTVEAEKFAGFRDAGVTRVSLGIQSFDDSKLTALGRIHSADEAKRAIDLALAHFERVNIDLMYALPEQTLAQARRDLETALAFGTGHLSAYHLTLEPNTAFHHRPPPLPDEDLAADMQDMVEETLAGAGFEHYETSAYARPGQRCAHNLNYWNFGDYLGIGAGAHGKLSSAFNIVRETRRRHPREYLESARRGEFAQERREVSSTELPFEFLMNALRLSDGFAPSLFAERTGLPLAVIEAPLRAAQTDGLLQLAGDCIRPTPLGRRYLNTLLQRFLTD
- a CDS encoding helix-turn-helix transcriptional regulator codes for the protein MAATTINIDDLRPQMQKAVPIAHLKPALDELERLGHSRSQLFQQAGIPLPASEIITLPVGEFIHFYGFVLRMLEGETSHRSDRQPFTKEVVDLMCFCVINCTNLWEVVERAAAFNRALGPRGGTIKAERHGGWAEIVVDSHRRRHDFAGLMVDLASMNLYSKLFSWLIGKQIQLTKATVMYSAPDDPLLMLDFLGVPLDYGQSANRLILASSYMDMPVVRSYAELLQVIDYFPFDSWATSCPYEATSISDQLRVLLMGVMQRGQPLPKLPAAAQLFYMSSATLCRRLREEGSSYGKLRSDCQRDYAEYLLKRTDLSIQEVAIRMGFGDDRAFRRAFGKWAGYSPSDYRHRFQHDH
- a CDS encoding nuclear transport factor 2 family protein, whose amino-acid sequence is MEDAKMGKWSRAELKESFDKLMDVTDRCFISDPFDLTDWLHCYTDDVVWHDLGSGFNNGWDQELNGRVAVNQWLTASLSAAKASPLNAGPPDTEMKYWPVPWYILDEERGWALCEWQNRMRDPGTGAVFEEKCYSQLIYGGNGQWRFEADIYNPTRLRMMKVRWLNARRQAEAANIPMPPLDLDWGLRLVDQEKELGQSWSREEIQRAFDKYIACAQGKPEDHANCFTDDAAYRELGFGFQNGWQEEIRGRKTILNWFTQRSNTFPDNQRQLVPVSWHVIDETRGWVVFECLNQMQDPGNGTVFQMRSFSRMKYAGNDQWHFKEDIYDPVKMRGMFERWREVHDSLK